Below is a genomic region from Rosa chinensis cultivar Old Blush chromosome 5, RchiOBHm-V2, whole genome shotgun sequence.
TCTTcaaggtcttcttcttcttctctctcctcccaccTCGCCATGGTGGAACTCAAGCAGAGGATCCTCACCTCCCTCTCCAAACTCTCCGACCGCGACACCTACCAAATCGCCGTCGAAGATCTCGAGAAAATCATCCAGACCCTCGCCGCCGACGGCCTCCCGGTGCTCCTCAACTGCCTCTACGACGCCTCCGCCGACCCCAAGCCCGCCGTCAAGAAAGAGTCTCTGCGCCTCCTCGCATTGCTCTCCTCCTCCCACCCCGATTTCACGTCCACCCACCTCACAAAGATCATCTCCCACATCGTCAAACGCCTCAAGGACGCCGACTCCGGCGTCAGGGACGCGTGTCGCGACGCCATTGGGGCGCTGGCGGCGCAGTACTTGAAGGGCGAGAGCGGCGACAACAATGTTGGGTCGGCGGTGGTGGGTTTGTTTGTGAAGCCGTTGTTTGAGGCCATGGGGGAGCAGAACAAAGGGGTGCAATCCGGTGCGGCCGTGTGTATGGCTAAGATTGTGGACTCGGCTTCGGACCCTCCTGTCCCTGCTTTTCAGAAGCTCTGTCCCAGGATCTGTAAGCTGCTTAACAATCCTAACTTCCTGGCTAAGGCTTCGCTGTTGCCCGTGGTTTCGAGCTTGTCTCAGGTTCGGTTATAAGCTTGAACTCTTGATTTGAATAATGTTGTCGTGTTGGAGTTGATGTAGTTATGTACATTGTTGTGAATTAGTTGTGTTTAGTGTAAGCTGGGAAATTTTAGTAGAAAGAGGGTGGTTTCAGATGAGAGTTATGCTGATCTGCTTGCAGGTTGGAGCGGTAGCACCGCAAAGCTTGGATAATTTGCTGCCAACTGTTCATGACTGTCTTGGGAGTCCAGACTGGGCAACGCGTAAAGCAGCAGCTGATGTGCTCATTGCACTAGCATTGCATTCGAGTAACTTGATCACAGATAGAGCTGCTTCCACGGTCACTGTGCTTGAGTCTTGCCGGTTTGACAAGGTGGTTTTTTTGTTACATAATCTTTCAATTACATtgatttccctttttttttttttttttgcatcaaTGAAGAATTACGTATATGAGATTTcatgtttttttaaaaaaaaaaaaatatttaattttgctgatttgaattggttttggtgTATGGAGAGGGGGAGTGGGTGGTATGTGAGAATGTGAAGGGAAGAACTCTCTTATCAAGTAAATTGTTGGATTTAGTTGCTATTTATCCTCTGGATATTGGATAGGGTTTTCATCAGACACATTAGTCTGCCAATTCATCTTCAAATATTATCGCTGAAATCTGGCAGTATTGATATGCAAAAATATGTTGTAAAAATAGGATGGTCTCGTTATTTTTCTCTTTGCCTAGTGTTTAAAACTTAAGTTTCATGTGTTTTAAAGATAAAACCCGTCAGAGATAGCATGACAGAAGCGTTGCAGTTTTGGAAAAAGATTGCGGGGGGAGATGACTCTCCAAAAGAGCAGAAAGCCCCATCTCATGGTAAGCACCtcaatagattttttttcttctttaacgTGCACATTCATATTTTGATCTGTTGTCTCTGTGTTGTAACaatatttttaaataaaggaaatCCTGAATCAGCTGAGGTTTCAGAAAGGAATGAGCCAAAAGTTTCAAAGCCTAGTGAGAAAACAGAACAAGCAGCAAAGGTTGCATCTAATGGTTCTTCCCCTACTTCAGATTCTGCTTCTAAAGCCAAAGGTAGTACTATTCCAGATAAAGCTGTTGGACTTCTGAAGAAGAAACCGCCTGTCTTGACTGACAAAGAGCTAAACCCAGAATTCTTCCAGAAACTTGAAAGGGGTTCTGGCGAGTTGCCTGTAGAGGTAGCTGTTCCTCGTAGACATCTCAATACTTCAAACTCAAGTAATGAGGTAGAAACCGAGTCAAATGCTATGGACTCAAAGGAAAGGTCAAACAACATTGGAAGCAGCCATTCAGAAGATTTTCGTGGATCTTTCAATAGTAAATACCGTAATATTGAGAGAGGAATTGCTGGTCTGTATTCTAAACAAAGAGATCATGATGACTTGGCACGGGATAAATGGCCAGAAGAAAGAATGAACGGAAAAGACTCGAGAATGAGAGCAGTGGATGTTGATGATAGGACTGATATTAATCAAAGGGAGTCATCCAGCAGTCGTGCAGGGTTCTCTAAAACTGATGGTCAATCTGACGGATCCTTCGCCAATAGCAAAGGAAATTGGTTGGCTATCCAAAGGCAGTTGTTACAGCTGGAGAGACAACAAGCTCATTTGATGAGCATGCTGCAGGTACTgtaataattaatatatatattttctgcaTTAAGGATCTCGTACAATGCATCTTTTCATAAGTATCATCTACCTTTCTTAAATTGCAGGATTTCATGGGTGGGTCTCATGACACCATGGTAACTTTGGAGAACAGGGTAAGGGGCCTTGAGAGAATTGTGGAAGACATGGCACGGGATTTATCAATATCTTCAGGTAGGAGAGGTGGTAATTTTGCGATGGGATTTGAGGGATCTAATCGACAACTAGGCAAGTATAATGGTTTCCCTGACTATGCGAGTGCCAAATTTGGAAGAGGTGGTGATGGACGAATTCCGTTTGGGGAAAGATATTCTCAAACTGATGGAATTGTTTCGGACATGAGGGGAAGGGGCCCTTCTTGGAGATCTGACATGTCCGAGGTGTGGGATTTTTCTACATATGGTGGTTCTAGAAATGGGCAGAGGAAGGCTGTTGGTGGTGGTCCCATGGATGGTAGGTCACCCAAGTCGGAAAATGGAAGTGATCATGGTGGCAGCAGGCGGGCATGGGAGAAAGGGAGTGGACTTCTCAGGTTTGGTGAGGGGCCTTCTGCAAGAAGTGTTTGGCAAGCATCGAAAGATGAAGCTACCTTGGAAGCAATTCGTGTGGCTGGAGAGGATAATGGACCATCAAGAACAGCAAGAGTAGCTATGCCTGAATTGACTGCAGAGGCTTTGGGAGATGATAGTGTTGGCCAAGATCGGGATCCAATCTGGACTTCTTGGACTAATGCAATGGATGCTTTTCAAGTGGGTGATATGGATACAGCCTATGCAGAAGTATTGTCTACAGGAGATGATCACTTGCTTGTAAAACTAATGGATAGATCAGGTCCTGTGATTGACCAACTTTCAAATGAAACAGCAACCGAGGTCTTGCATGCGGTTGGACAGTTTTTACCAGAGCAAAACTTGTTTGACGTCTGCCTGTCTTGGATTCAGCAGGTATCTGAGTCTTCTTAATCGTGTTTTTATACTAGCTAAGCAAACATACGTCTTTAAGGATGTTAAGAGTATAGGCCATACATACTGTAGATGATAAGTGCACTTTTATTCAAATTCACGATGAGATGTTGGATGTCAACCAATCCTGTCATACAGTGCTAAGAGGGATTGAAAAACCTATGCATTTTTCTGCTGTATAGAATGGGATATGCCACTCTTCTTCCTTATTAGCATGGATAAtatctctctttttctcaaATTTATTTCTTTTGCTGTTTGGCTGTAGAGTTGCCTCAAGTCCATTTGATTTTTACAATTAGTCCCGGTTACATTTTGCAGTTGGTTGAAATAGTGCTGGAAAATGGACCTGATGTCCTCGGCATTCCAAATGAAGTAAGGAAGGAGATAGTACTGAATTTGCATGAAGCTTCTGTAGCAATGGATCCACCTGAGGACTGGGAGGGTGCAATGCCTGATCAACTATTGCTGCAGTTGGCATCCACCTGGGGAATCAATCTGCAACAACATGCCAAATAATTACCAGTTGGACTGCCAATTTGTATTTAAATTTGAATTAGCATTTTGAGCGGGTGGTTTGGCATGTATAACTATATCCCCAATAGTTGACGGGTTGAAACTGGCTAAAGGGCATTGAAACAGAAATACTAGTTGGAAATTGATTTTAATGGATCATCATTGTAGCCACTTGGTTTCTGATTCAAGTTGGAATAGACGTGCAAGATGGGAGCCTTCCAATCCTTAAATGTTGAAATAGACCGATGCGCATAATTTTTGCCACGAGAAAAAacgatttttttttgggttctagGTGCAAGAGAACAATCGATCAAAAAGATTGATTCTTTAGAtcactttttctctttttctaccATCTAATTCTGGAAAGGAAATTCATAGGCAGAATTGCAACTTGTTCAAACTATACATTGAGTTTCACCACAAAAGAATAAACAGAACTAGTGTTCAACATTACACTCTTACATGCATGACACTAAATACAAAAACACCCTAAATAAAAAACCTGTCGATGGTTAGAATAACCTATTTACAAGTTATGCTTTTCAAATTGCTCCATGGTCTTAAGAATCATATGACACAAAAGCAGAGCACCTCTTCTAGTAATCCTCGGCCCAAAGTGTGACAAACACATCATCGAAGATGATGGAAAATTTCACATCAGCAGGCTCTAAGAACTGATTCATTGGGCAAAACCTCTTGGGAGTGAATGCAATTTAAGCAACTTTCCAAATCTACCAAAAGTGGGATTCATTTTGTAACGAACCACTGTATCTACTTGGCAGCATACCAGTTCTGTGCACACTTGGCATCAACCGCAAGGTCAACATTAAGGATGTTCTTGCCACCAAAGGGCTTCGACATGCAGTCAACAACTATGGCCTTTGCAACCTCCTCTGATTCTGATGGCCCTTCCAAGATGACTTCATCATGGACCTGCTTTCCATACAAAGTTAATTCTGACTCTGGCCGAAATAAACTTTACTCAAATATTCCCCAGTTAGTCAATCATGACTCTAGAGAGAACGAAATTTTCATCATGAAGCAATTTCCATATATGAAATTACACTTAAAGCATGTTCTAAGCTCTTAGCTTTTcatgtttgttttttttaatttttgtgtaGCGCGCACACACACAATTATACCCAGAAACCAACAGACCTGTTTCCCAGACCCACCCTCATTAGGACACGGGAAACCAGAAACTCTAGCAAACCTAGGTAGGTATACCATGAGGGGGTTTAAACACCAGACCACACGGGAGCAAACCATGGACCTGGCCATTCCTGCAAACCCCTCTGTTGGTAGAATATTTAGAACTTGCATTTCTCTTCCTGGCATTAGCACAGGTTCATAACTCGtttgataaaaagaaaaataaattggaGCTAACCTGTAAAAGCAGCCTCCACCCAAGATCTTTCAAACGTGCATTATTGGATATCTCTAACATGGCACACATGGCGACATCAGCAGCACTACCCTGTTGCAGTCGAGTAATTAaaattcagagagagagagatagataggACAAAAACCTGCATGGAGTATTAATAGCGAGATAGATAGATAGTACAAAAACCTGCACTGGAGTATTGATAGCAGCCCTTTCAATATGTCCTCTTTGAGCACGGCTAGCACGAGTTAATGAGGGAAACCAGCGTGCCCGTCCTAGCAATGTTCGAACACATCTAAATTCTTTAGCTTCTTTTTTACGTTCTTCTTGCCACCTTCtcacttcttttctttctttgtaccaAAGTTCAACTGTTTTCTCTGCATCCTGGACAGATACCTGAGGACCACAAAACACTAATGGATCATAAAaattgctaaaaaagaaaaggactGCCAGATTATAATTTGAATCTACAGAGTACCTT
It encodes:
- the LOC112165371 gene encoding microtubule-associated protein TORTIFOLIA1, which gives rise to MSFAGPRISKPTKPPNSTPPQNQLTPSSRSSSSSLSSHLAMVELKQRILTSLSKLSDRDTYQIAVEDLEKIIQTLAADGLPVLLNCLYDASADPKPAVKKESLRLLALLSSSHPDFTSTHLTKIISHIVKRLKDADSGVRDACRDAIGALAAQYLKGESGDNNVGSAVVGLFVKPLFEAMGEQNKGVQSGAAVCMAKIVDSASDPPVPAFQKLCPRICKLLNNPNFLAKASLLPVVSSLSQVGAVAPQSLDNLLPTVHDCLGSPDWATRKAAADVLIALALHSSNLITDRAASTVTVLESCRFDKIKPVRDSMTEALQFWKKIAGGDDSPKEQKAPSHGNPESAEVSERNEPKVSKPSEKTEQAAKVASNGSSPTSDSASKAKGSTIPDKAVGLLKKKPPVLTDKELNPEFFQKLERGSGELPVEVAVPRRHLNTSNSSNEVETESNAMDSKERSNNIGSSHSEDFRGSFNSKYRNIERGIAGLYSKQRDHDDLARDKWPEERMNGKDSRMRAVDVDDRTDINQRESSSSRAGFSKTDGQSDGSFANSKGNWLAIQRQLLQLERQQAHLMSMLQDFMGGSHDTMVTLENRVRGLERIVEDMARDLSISSGRRGGNFAMGFEGSNRQLGKYNGFPDYASAKFGRGGDGRIPFGERYSQTDGIVSDMRGRGPSWRSDMSEVWDFSTYGGSRNGQRKAVGGGPMDGRSPKSENGSDHGGSRRAWEKGSGLLRFGEGPSARSVWQASKDEATLEAIRVAGEDNGPSRTARVAMPELTAEALGDDSVGQDRDPIWTSWTNAMDAFQVGDMDTAYAEVLSTGDDHLLVKLMDRSGPVIDQLSNETATEVLHAVGQFLPEQNLFDVCLSWIQQLVEIVLENGPDVLGIPNEVRKEIVLNLHEASVAMDPPEDWEGAMPDQLLLQLASTWGINLQQHAK